A region of the Nitrospira sp. genome:
ACAGCGCGGGATGACGGCCTGGCTGGCGATGCAGCGACAGACCGTTCGTGTCGCCATGGCGGGGCTGGACAGTCTCAGCCCGCTGGCCGTGCTGGGACGCGGCTACAGCATCGTGCAGACGGTGCCGGACGGCGTGGTGGTCAAGCGGGCACGGGATGTGTCTGAGGGCGACCGGGTGCGGGCACGGCTGGGCGAGGGGGAGCTGCTCTGCGACGTACAAAAAATTCTTCCGGATGCCTAGCGGTTGCGCCCTTCAAGATGCCTCCTTATAATAGGATTAGTCTCGATGGAGGATGCGTGTGGCGCCTGTCAAGTTTGAACAAGCGATGGCTCGGCTGGAAACAATCGTCTCCGAGCTGGAAAAGGGCGAGCTGTCGCTCGATGAATCGCTGAAAATCTTCGAGGAAGGCATCAAGCTCTCCAAGACCTGCTTGAAAATGCTGGATGACGCCGAACGGAAGGTCGAGATTCTGATTCAGGACAAGGACGGTAAGAAACGACTGCGGGCTTTCAATTTCGACGAGGATGACAGCAACGGGACGTCCCGGTCCACGTGACGCCTGCCGATTCCCTCTCACGGTCTTTCCCCTCTGCCATGGCTATCAAGCGTATCGCGACCCGGGAGCGTCTGGATCACATGCTGGTATCACGAGGCCTGGTTCCTAGCCGCGAGCAGGCCATCCGGCTGATTCTGGCCGGCGCGGTACGGGTGGACGGTGTGCGGGTGGATAAGCAGGCGGCGCGGGTGACGCCAAATGCCGTGATCGATGTGATGGAAGCGTTGCCCTATGTCAGCCGGGGCGGCGGCAAGCTGGCAGCGGGACTCGACGCGTTTGGGATCGATCCTGCCGGGCTCGTTGCCATGGACGTGGGGGCGTCGACTGGTGGGTTCACGGATTGCCTGCTCCAGCGCGGAGCGCGCCTTGTCTATGCGGTGGATGTGGGCTATGGACAGTTGGACTGGAAGCTACGGCAGGATGCCCGTGTTGTCGTGCTGGACCGGCAGAACATCCGATATCTGGAGAAATCAGCAGTGCCCGATCTGATCGACCTGGCGGTCATTGACGTGTCGTTCATCTCTCTGACGCTGGTGCTGTCCGCCGTGGTGCCGTTTCTGACCCCTGCGGCTGTTGTCGTGGCGCTAGTGAAGCCGCAGTTCGAGGTCGGCAAAGGCGAGGTCGGCACAGGCGGCATTGTGCGCGATGACGCACAGCGAAAAGCCGTGACGGACAAGGTTGTGGCGTGCGCGGAGGCGCTGGGCCTGCGCACGATTGGGACGATCGATTCACCAGTGCATGGACAGAAGGGCAATCGGGAAATTCTCGCCGGATTTCGACGGGAGTTGGCATGAAAATTCTGGTGACGGGCGGCGCGGGATTCATCGGCTCGCACCTGGTCGATCGTCTCGTGCAAGAGGGGCACGAGACGGTGGTGGTGGACGATCTGTCCAGCGGTTCGCGGCGGAACCTGAACCGGGCGGCCACCTTCTACAAGCGGGATGTGCAGGGCTCGTGGCTCGAAGGCGTGTTCCGGAAGGAGCGTCCCGTTGCGCTGATCCATCTGGCGGCGCAGATGAACGTGCGCCGGTCCGTCGATGATCCGCTGTTCGATGCACGGGTCAACATTCTCGGCACGCTCAGCATATTGCAGCAGGCGGTTCGCTATGGCGCTCGCAAAGTCATCTTCGCCTCTTCGGGTGGGGCCATCTACGGCGAGCAGGAGGTCTGTCCGGCCCCGGAGTCGCATCCGACACGCCCGCTCTCGCCATACGGGATTAGCAAGCTGGCGGGAGAATATTATCTGCAGTATTACCAGCGCGTGAGCGGTATCCAGCACGTGAGTCTTCGGCTCAGCAACGTCTACGGGCCAAGGCAGGATCCTCATGGGGAGGCCGGCGTCGTGGCCATTTTCTCGCAGCAGATGCTGGCCGGTGAGCAGCCGATCATCAATGGCAACGGCCGGCAGACCCGGGATTTCATCTACGTCGACGACGTGGTGGAGGCGTACTTGGCGGTGCTGGGCAAAGACGTTGAGGGTGTCTACAACGTGGGGACGGCACACGAGACGTCCATCAACGATCTGTTCCGCAAGCTGGTGGCTTCGACGAAGTCCGGCTGCAAGCAGCTCTACGGCCCGGCCAAGAAAGGCGAGCAGATGCGCAGCGTAGTGGACGCGACCCGGCTGCGGCAGGAACTCGGATGGGAGCCGCGTGTGCCGTTGGATGAGGGGCTGGCGCGAAC
Encoded here:
- a CDS encoding NAD-dependent epimerase/dehydratase family protein — encoded protein: MKILVTGGAGFIGSHLVDRLVQEGHETVVVDDLSSGSRRNLNRAATFYKRDVQGSWLEGVFRKERPVALIHLAAQMNVRRSVDDPLFDARVNILGTLSILQQAVRYGARKVIFASSGGAIYGEQEVCPAPESHPTRPLSPYGISKLAGEYYLQYYQRVSGIQHVSLRLSNVYGPRQDPHGEAGVVAIFSQQMLAGEQPIINGNGRQTRDFIYVDDVVEAYLAVLGKDVEGVYNVGTAHETSINDLFRKLVASTKSGCKQLYGPAKKGEQMRSVVDATRLRQELGWEPRVPLDEGLARTVDYFRGQAL
- a CDS encoding exodeoxyribonuclease VII small subunit gives rise to the protein MAPVKFEQAMARLETIVSELEKGELSLDESLKIFEEGIKLSKTCLKMLDDAERKVEILIQDKDGKKRLRAFNFDEDDSNGTSRST
- a CDS encoding TlyA family RNA methyltransferase, with the protein product MAIKRIATRERLDHMLVSRGLVPSREQAIRLILAGAVRVDGVRVDKQAARVTPNAVIDVMEALPYVSRGGGKLAAGLDAFGIDPAGLVAMDVGASTGGFTDCLLQRGARLVYAVDVGYGQLDWKLRQDARVVVLDRQNIRYLEKSAVPDLIDLAVIDVSFISLTLVLSAVVPFLTPAAVVVALVKPQFEVGKGEVGTGGIVRDDAQRKAVTDKVVACAEALGLRTIGTIDSPVHGQKGNREILAGFRRELA